A genomic segment from Acyrthosiphon pisum isolate AL4f chromosome A3, pea_aphid_22Mar2018_4r6ur, whole genome shotgun sequence encodes:
- the LOC100162568 gene encoding acyl-CoA synthetase family member 2, mitochondrial has protein sequence MTNSSLFKIRNLKGLRTLNGHKIHHKCWRNNHHWSKYSYVCGASSDPLRAYTIGGIFNDAVQQTPDREFLVSRHENKRYTFAAMDSEVDKLCRSFNALGLQHGDRVGIWMPNCAFYYSVIIATARLGLILVNVNPAYQSDELKHSLTLAEVKCLVTLEKFKTQNYPEILEKVDADIWKRPPNTPVKSKKLPTLESVIFYSENSLNGAFNLQTFLDLGSNTNYSIPKVQPDEGCNIQFTSGTTGKPKAALLNHFGLINNAYFIMKRLGIYDDVNEGKLHKMCCPMPLFHAFALSIAVVAPLVTKSTVYLPSAHFDPKATVDVLTEEKCTFIFGTPTVHVDTMSAFEKLPPELQHNDLKIAITGGAPCSPILMSKFKNMFPRAKILSLFGMTETSPCSFQNFTDDSDERIKSTMGFIQDHVEAKVIDTNGDMVPFGTPGELLIRGYLNMNGYFNDEEKTKETIDSNGWLHTGDQFVLYEDGYGNHVGRLKEMIIRGGENLFPKEIEYFLESHPSISQVQVYGIPDHRMGEEVCASVIVKEGATITEADIKAYSKGKIAHFKIPKHIFIEKDAFPKTASGKVQKYRLREMAMQRISSLT, from the exons ATGACAAATAGCTCGTTGTTTAAAATAAGAAACCTGAAAGGACTACGTACTCTTAATGGAcataaaat TCACCATAAATGTTGGAGGAATAATCATCACTGGTCGAAGTACAGCTACGTGTGCGGGGCCTCGAGTGATCCGCTCAGAGCTTATACGATCGGAGGAATTTTCAATGACGCCGTGCAACAGACTCCGGACCGAGAGTTCCTGGTCAGTCGACACGAGAACAAACGATACACGTTCGCCGCCATGGATTCCGAG GTGGATAAGCTTTGCAGGAGCTTTAATGCACTTGGCCTCCAGCACGGGGACCGAGTAGGAATATGGATGCCCAATTGCGCGTTTTACTATTCTGTGATTATCGCCACAGCTCGCCTGGGACTGATTTTG GTAAACGTCAATCCAGCTTATCAGAGCGACGAACTGAAACACAGCTTAACGCTGGCTGAAGTGAAGTGTTTGGTGACTTTAGAGAAGTTCAAGACCCAAAACTATCCCGAAATATTGGAGAAGGTCGATGCGGACATTTGGAAGCGACCGCCCAATACGCCGGTTAAATCGAAAAAGTTGCCCACGCTGGAAtcggttattttttattccgaAAACTCTTTAAA CGGTGCCTTTAATTTACAAACGTTCTTGGACTTGGGGTCCAATACAAATTACAGTATTCCTAAAGTTCAGCCAGACGAAGGATGTAATATTCAGTTTACTTCA ggtACCACTGGCAAGCCAAAAGCAGCATTGTTGAATCACTTTGGACTAATTAACAACGCCTACTTTATCATGAAGCGTTTAGGGATCTATGATGATGTAAACGaa ggtaaattacataaaatgtgcTGTCCAATGCCTCTATTTCATGCTTTTGCTTTATCCATTGCTGTCGTCGCACCTTTGGTTACCAAATCAACAGTTTATTTACCGTCTGCCCACTTCGATCCGAAAGCTACGGTTGATGTTCTTACGGAAGAAAA atgtacATTCATATTTGGTACGCCAACGGTACATGTGGACACCATGTCCGCTTTCGAAAAACTTCCACCAGAACTACAACATAACGACTTGAAGATCGCAATAACAGGAGGTGCCCCGTGTTCTCCGATTTTGATGTCCAAGTTCAAGAACATGTTTCCACGCgctaaaatattg TCTTTGTTCGGAATGACAGAAACCAGTCCCTGTTCATTTCAAAATTTCACAGACGATTCAGATGAACGAATTAAGTCGACGATGGGTTTCATACAAGATCACGTGGAG GCGAAAGTGATCGATACAAATGGCGATATGGTACCGTTCGGGACTCCTGGGGAATTGTTAATTCGCGGGTATCTGAACATGAACGGTTATTTTAACGACGAAGAGAAAACAAAGGAAACAATTGATTCGAACGGGTGGCTACACACGgg AGACCAATTCGTTTTGTACGAAGACGGATATGGCAATCACGTTGGCAGATTAAAAGAAATGATTATCCGCGGTGGTGAAAACTTATTTCCCAAAGAGATAGAATACTTTTTGGAGTCTCATCCGTCGATTTCCCAAGTTCAa GTTTACGGTATACCCGACCATCGGATGGGCGAAGAAGTGTGTGCCAGCGTCATCGTCAAAGAAGGGGCTACGATCACCGAAGCCGACATAAAAGCGTACAGCAAAGGAAAG ATCGCCCATTTCAAGATCCCCAAACACATATTTATCGAAAAGGACGCATTCCCGAAGACGGCATCGGGCAAAGTGCAGAAGTATAGATTAAGAGAAATGGCGATGCAGCGGATTTCGAGccttacctaa